Proteins co-encoded in one Aquincola tertiaricarbonis genomic window:
- the nudC gene encoding NAD(+) diphosphatase, which produces MHFTPDHRPPQQPTPLAWHFAFVDRQLLLPEDEGQPLQPGQPTDWPAEAATRHYLGRLQDHDVWTLTLPEVPAGWRRVPLRAAMMQFDAPLLALAGRAAQVLEWDRTHRHCGVCGTPTELQAGERARVCPACGHAAYPRISPAMMALVWRPGELLLARAPHFAPGMYSALAGFVEPGESLEDCVRREVAEEVGVRVKNLRYFGSQSWPFPHSLMVAFTAEWDGGEIVPQPEEIEHAAWYPLDALPGIPPRFSIAGHLIRDWVARLAGEGTP; this is translated from the coding sequence ATGCATTTCACGCCCGACCACCGCCCGCCGCAGCAGCCCACGCCGCTGGCCTGGCACTTCGCCTTCGTCGACCGCCAGCTGCTGCTGCCCGAAGACGAAGGTCAGCCGCTGCAGCCCGGCCAGCCGACCGACTGGCCGGCCGAAGCAGCCACGCGCCACTACCTGGGCCGCCTGCAGGACCATGACGTGTGGACGCTGACCCTGCCCGAAGTGCCGGCCGGCTGGCGGCGGGTGCCGCTGCGCGCCGCGATGATGCAGTTCGATGCGCCGCTGCTGGCCCTGGCCGGGCGCGCCGCCCAGGTGCTGGAATGGGACCGCACCCACCGCCACTGCGGCGTGTGCGGCACGCCCACCGAGCTGCAGGCCGGCGAGCGCGCCCGCGTGTGCCCGGCCTGCGGCCATGCGGCCTACCCGCGCATCAGCCCGGCGATGATGGCCCTGGTGTGGCGCCCCGGCGAGCTGCTGCTGGCGCGGGCGCCGCACTTCGCGCCCGGCATGTACAGCGCGCTGGCCGGCTTCGTGGAGCCGGGCGAATCGCTGGAAGACTGCGTGCGCCGCGAGGTGGCCGAGGAGGTGGGCGTGCGGGTGAAAAACCTGCGCTACTTCGGCAGCCAGAGCTGGCCCTTCCCGCACAGCCTGATGGTGGCCTTCACCGCCGAGTGGGACGGCGGCGAGATCGTGCCGCAGCCCGAGGAGATCGAGCATGCGGCCTGGTACCCGCTGGACGCGCTGCC